In a genomic window of Curtobacterium flaccumfaciens pv. betae:
- a CDS encoding WecB/TagA/CpsF family glycosyltransferase has protein sequence MNIADGTPLAWIARSIGGEVAHLRGPDAFREILSSKPTYGLRHFLLGGSEGSLARLEMAIARDYPDALVVGAFSPPFTEFGDSDRDHIDSLIRESAANVVWVGIGTPKQDYEVVRLAALHSAVVLAVGAAFNFVSEDVVEAPRLWRRTGLEWVYRLVREPRRLWRRYLLGNLTFLVLAVRRRRG, from the coding sequence GTGAACATCGCGGACGGGACGCCCCTGGCGTGGATCGCACGCTCGATCGGTGGCGAGGTCGCACATCTGCGCGGTCCGGACGCATTCCGCGAGATCCTCTCGTCGAAGCCGACGTACGGTCTTCGACACTTCCTGCTCGGTGGGAGCGAGGGGTCACTCGCCCGTCTCGAGATGGCCATCGCTCGGGACTACCCCGATGCGCTCGTGGTGGGTGCTTTCAGTCCCCCCTTCACCGAGTTCGGCGACAGCGATCGAGACCACATCGATTCGCTGATCCGGGAATCGGCGGCAAACGTCGTCTGGGTCGGCATCGGCACACCGAAGCAGGACTACGAAGTCGTCAGACTCGCCGCGCTGCACTCCGCAGTCGTCCTGGCTGTCGGGGCAGCCTTCAACTTCGTGTCCGAAGACGTCGTCGAGGCACCGAGGCTGTGGCGCCGAACGGGCCTCGAGTGGGTGTACCGACTCGTCCGCGAGCCACGGCGCCTCTGGCGCCGCTACCTGCTCGGTAACCTGACGTTCCTCGTGCTCGCTGTCAGGAGACGACGTGGCTGA